A segment of the Bacillus sp. es.034 genome:
TGTCAGTAATAATACACCAGTTGCTACTGCAGCTGATTTTCCAGGCTTTTTACTATAAGCTGCCACGGCCGTTCCAATCAATAAAAAGAGTACCTGTAAAATAAACATTCCGGCTACCGTTACTCCAATATTAAAAGCGACCGGAACAACACTATAGTGGCCTACAATCATTAAAGAGAAAATCCACGTGACGAAAGCGAGTGTCACGGTTTGTGTCAAGGCAGCTGCCAGCTTAATCCCTACGATTTTCTTCCTTGTAAGGGGTTTGACAAATAGAAATTCGGCGGTTTTATCCCTTTCTTCCTTGGAAATGATGGTGGCACCTGTCAAAGCTGCATGGATGGTTGCAAGCAGTACGATATACAGAAAGAGCACTCCATAATATCCACTTGCTGTCCCCATATCAAGACTACCGATTCCAAGAATGGCTTGCATGGACTTAGGAAGCCCCCCCACCAACTCGTTCATGGATTGCCCTGACGACGAGAAGCCTGCATACTTCCCCATCCCGGATCCAATCAGTGCCATCATTCCGATGCACCAGATGATAAGGGATTTACGATGAGCTTTCATTTCTCTTACATATACATTCATGACGTCCCCTCCTTTTATACCGTATGAATGTCTTTTTTATTATAAATGATGAAGCTTAAGACCATGGCCACAGCAATAAGTGTGATTCCTGCCACCAGGAATGACCATTCATATG
Coding sequences within it:
- a CDS encoding ABC transporter permease subunit, which produces MNVYVREMKAHRKSLIIWCIGMMALIGSGMGKYAGFSSSGQSMNELVGGLPKSMQAILGIGSLDMGTASGYYGVLFLYIVLLATIHAALTGATIISKEERDKTAEFLFVKPLTRKKIVGIKLAAALTQTVTLAFVTWIFSLMIVGHYSVVPVAFNIGVTVAGMFILQVLFLLIGTAVAAYSKKPGKSAAVATGVLLLTFILSFAIDLNGKIEALKYLTPFKYFEAENVMYGGGLGSAYVGISFVMIVILSFVTFIFFDKRDLKM